From the genome of Synergistetes bacterium HGW-Synergistetes-1, one region includes:
- the argF gene encoding ornithine carbamoyltransferase — MAINLRNRHLLSLKHHTPQEIEYLLDLSADLKNKKRAGIKGNLMEGKNVALIFEKPSTRTRCAFTVGAIDEGAHPEYLGKNDIQLGHKEDVADTARVLGRMFDGIEFRGFSQKVVEDLAKYSGVPVWNGLTDEYHPTQILADFLTVRENFGKLKGIKFVYVGDGRNNMANSLMIGAAKMGMHFVIGAPKSLFPDPALVEECKKMAEECESGATIEITDDPKAAVKDADVIYTDVWASMGEEEKLAERKAILQPYQVNMDLIKATGNDNMIFLHCLPAVKGYEVTEEVFESRYGRQFDEAENRMHTIKAVMVASIGNL; from the coding sequence ATGGCAATCAATCTTCGCAACAGACACCTGCTATCACTAAAGCACCACACCCCCCAGGAGATAGAATATCTTCTGGATCTCTCCGCTGATCTCAAAAATAAAAAACGAGCAGGGATCAAAGGCAACCTCATGGAAGGCAAGAACGTAGCCCTGATATTTGAGAAACCCTCGACCCGTACTCGCTGTGCATTTACTGTTGGGGCCATTGATGAAGGGGCACACCCGGAGTATCTTGGGAAAAATGACATACAGCTTGGTCACAAGGAAGATGTTGCTGACACAGCAAGAGTCCTTGGACGCATGTTTGACGGAATAGAGTTCCGCGGATTCAGCCAGAAGGTCGTGGAAGACCTTGCCAAATATTCTGGTGTTCCGGTATGGAACGGACTTACAGACGAATACCATCCCACACAGATACTGGCAGATTTCCTTACAGTTCGTGAGAATTTTGGCAAACTCAAAGGGATCAAATTTGTCTATGTCGGTGACGGACGCAATAATATGGCCAACTCACTGATGATAGGCGCTGCAAAGATGGGAATGCATTTCGTCATAGGTGCACCGAAATCACTCTTCCCTGATCCTGCACTGGTAGAGGAATGCAAAAAAATGGCAGAAGAGTGCGAGTCCGGAGCCACGATAGAGATAACTGACGACCCCAAGGCTGCAGTAAAGGACGCAGATGTAATCTACACCGATGTATGGGCATCCATGGGCGAAGAGGAAAAGCTTGCAGAGAGAAAGGCCATCCTGCAGCCTTACCAGGTAAACATGGACCTTATCAAGGCAACAGGCAATGACAATATGATTTTCCTGCACTGTCTGCCCGCCGTAAAAGGCTATGAGGTCACGGAAGAAGTCTTTGAATCCCGTTACGGAAGGCAGTTCGACGAAGCAGAGAACCGCATGCACACGATCAAGGCAGTAATGGTCGCAAGTATAGGTAATTTATAA
- the nadE gene encoding NAD(+) synthase — protein sequence MSVYRDPQKVTEYLTEWIKEHFRTAGAKGAVLGISGGIDSAVLAGLLCRSLGKENVVGVIMPCHSQPVDEEYALELAAIFGIRKYKVDLTKTYDQMISSIKEEGLDLGTLPSANIKPRLRMATLYSIAQQNGYLVCGGGNRDEIMYGYFTKYGDSGVDLLPMSDLLKGEVRALALHLGVPPNIIKRPPTAGLWAGQTDESEMGLTYEELDNYLATGEAEDRVKQKVDKAIARSEHKRKFAPMALIPKSIK from the coding sequence TTGTCTGTCTACAGGGATCCACAAAAAGTTACGGAATATCTTACAGAATGGATAAAAGAGCATTTCAGAACAGCAGGTGCAAAAGGTGCAGTCCTTGGGATCAGCGGCGGGATAGATTCTGCTGTGCTGGCCGGTCTGCTCTGCCGTTCTCTTGGAAAAGAGAATGTTGTAGGCGTGATTATGCCATGCCACAGCCAGCCCGTTGATGAAGAATATGCTCTTGAACTTGCAGCTATATTTGGGATAAGGAAATACAAAGTTGACTTAACAAAGACCTATGATCAGATGATATCTTCCATAAAGGAAGAAGGGCTTGATCTGGGAACTCTCCCTTCTGCAAATATCAAACCCCGGCTAAGGATGGCTACCCTTTACTCAATAGCTCAGCAAAACGGTTATCTTGTATGCGGCGGTGGGAACAGGGATGAGATAATGTACGGATATTTCACAAAATACGGTGATTCAGGCGTTGATCTCCTGCCGATGTCTGACCTTCTGAAAGGGGAGGTTAGAGCCCTTGCACTGCATCTGGGGGTCCCTCCAAACATAATCAAAAGGCCTCCGACTGCCGGCCTCTGGGCAGGGCAGACAGATGAATCAGAAATGGGGCTGACATACGAAGAACTGGACAATTATCTCGCCACAGGCGAAGCTGAAGATAGAGTGAAACAAAAGGTCGATAAAGCCATTGCAAGATCGGAACATAAAAGAAAATTTGCTCCAATGGCTTTGATACCAAAAAGTATTAAGTAA
- a CDS encoding YebC/PmpR family DNA-binding transcriptional regulator, whose product MSGHSKWANIKHRKAAQDSKKGVAFQKLVKNVIAAAKAGGGDPNANFRLKVAIDRARAGNVPVDNIERGIKRGTGELDGAIFEEILYEGYGPNGVAVMVQALTDNRNRTAPEMRSLFTKTGGSIGELGCVAWNFDRKGIIEVTGEGIDEEEIMMAAIEAGADDVTSEEDGYEITCDPSVLSGVAETLKNSGYKIESIEVEMVPQNTVSITNKADATKLLSLVERFEEHDDVQAVYANFDIPDEILAEIDG is encoded by the coding sequence TTGTCAGGACATTCAAAATGGGCAAATATCAAGCATCGTAAAGCCGCTCAGGATTCAAAGAAAGGGGTGGCTTTCCAGAAACTTGTTAAGAACGTCATCGCAGCAGCAAAGGCGGGCGGCGGTGACCCCAACGCAAATTTCAGACTTAAAGTTGCAATAGACAGAGCAAGAGCAGGCAACGTGCCTGTCGACAACATCGAAAGAGGGATCAAAAGGGGCACTGGTGAACTTGACGGCGCAATATTTGAAGAGATCCTTTACGAAGGATACGGGCCCAATGGAGTAGCAGTCATGGTACAAGCGTTAACAGACAACCGCAACAGAACAGCTCCGGAAATGCGTTCACTTTTTACGAAAACAGGCGGTTCAATAGGTGAACTTGGATGTGTCGCATGGAATTTTGACCGCAAAGGGATAATAGAGGTCACAGGAGAAGGCATCGACGAAGAAGAGATAATGATGGCTGCGATCGAAGCCGGCGCTGATGACGTAACTTCGGAAGAGGACGGATATGAGATAACATGCGACCCTTCTGTCCTGTCAGGTGTTGCAGAAACACTAAAAAACTCAGGATACAAAATAGAATCGATTGAAGTTGAAATGGTGCCTCAAAATACCGTTTCTATAACAAACAAGGCTGATGCAACCAAACTCCTTTCATTGGTTGAAAGATTCGAGGAACACGACGACGTTCAGGCTGTATACGCCAACTTCGACATACCGGACGAGATCCTTGCTGAGATCGACGGCTGA
- a CDS encoding crossover junction endodeoxyribonuclease RuvC, which yields MQPNSFHWLKDSRNTTTFRLYTPTSTYRTRSLLRSTAENTNNNGVRALGIDPGLGTMGYGVVTQYGDRLVCESYGVVRTPSTLSLTKRLSLLYDGLKEKAGEYPPDIIAVEKLFFGRNITTAEMVWQARGVILLFAAQMGLEPYEIKPSEVKLAVCGYGAAEKGQVQGMVANLLGLEKNPTPDDAADALAVAIAGLSMSSFDRNILKGY from the coding sequence ATGCAACCAAACTCCTTTCATTGGTTGAAAGATTCGAGGAACACGACGACGTTCAGGCTGTATACGCCAACTTCGACATACCGGACGAGATCCTTGCTGAGATCGACGGCTGAAAATACAAATAATAATGGTGTGAGAGCCCTGGGCATAGATCCGGGGCTCGGCACAATGGGATACGGAGTGGTTACCCAGTACGGTGACAGGCTTGTATGTGAAAGTTACGGAGTAGTGAGGACCCCATCCACGCTCTCCCTTACAAAAAGGCTTTCTTTGCTTTACGATGGACTGAAAGAAAAGGCGGGTGAGTATCCGCCCGATATAATAGCAGTGGAAAAACTTTTTTTCGGAAGGAATATCACGACTGCTGAAATGGTCTGGCAGGCAAGGGGAGTCATACTGCTTTTTGCAGCCCAGATGGGACTTGAGCCTTATGAGATAAAGCCTTCAGAAGTCAAGCTCGCTGTTTGCGGTTACGGCGCTGCAGAGAAGGGACAGGTGCAGGGTATGGTTGCAAACCTTCTCGGGCTGGAGAAAAACCCCACCCCCGATGACGCTGCGGATGCATTGGCGGTAGCTATTGCAGGACTTTCTATGTCATCATTCGACAGAAATATACTGAAGGGATACTGA
- a CDS encoding Holliday junction branch migration protein RuvA: MINSLRGKVISIGDESITLEVSGFGLEVFSSRSLMSQASLLEDLFCFAYMQVSDAGINLFGFSDERERLLFLELLQVKTVGGKLAVTLLRHLDAEQILQAIASGSSAMLTVPGLGAKRAERICFELKNKISKKFSDIKSFGEQGQKDHVSDSFVMEALTGLGFTQGEAVRAISKSRTEAGHEASWTEEALLKASLSLLRRN; this comes from the coding sequence ATGATCAATTCACTTCGAGGCAAAGTTATATCCATAGGTGATGAAAGCATAACACTTGAGGTCTCTGGATTTGGCCTTGAGGTGTTCTCATCCAGGTCTCTCATGTCTCAGGCCTCTCTCTTAGAGGATCTTTTCTGCTTCGCCTACATGCAGGTAAGCGATGCTGGGATAAATCTTTTCGGGTTTTCTGACGAGCGTGAGCGACTGCTCTTTCTGGAACTTCTCCAGGTCAAGACGGTAGGAGGCAAGCTTGCCGTAACGCTCCTGCGACACCTCGATGCAGAACAGATCCTGCAGGCGATAGCATCGGGAAGCAGCGCAATGCTTACAGTTCCGGGTCTGGGTGCAAAGAGGGCAGAACGCATATGCTTCGAACTGAAAAATAAGATCTCGAAGAAATTCAGTGACATCAAAAGCTTTGGTGAACAGGGACAAAAAGATCACGTCTCGGACAGTTTCGTTATGGAAGCCCTCACAGGGCTAGGTTTCACCCAGGGAGAAGCAGTCCGCGCGATATCAAAGTCCAGGACCGAGGCAGGCCATGAAGCCTCATGGACAGAGGAAGCACTCCTTAAAGCCTCACTGAGCCTGCTTCGAAGGAACTGA
- a CDS encoding Holliday junction branch migration DNA helicase RuvB yields MIDNNDKLIEKIKNDKEDEVFTLRPQALDEFIGQGGLKDKLTIFMTASLQRSEPLDHTLFYGPPGLGKTTLAGIIAKEMKGNLRVTTGPALERAGDLAAILSNIQPNDVLFIDEIHRMSAHIEEILYPAMEDFSLSIIVGKGPLARSIRLSLPKFTLIGATTRLGLLTSPLRARFGIVEQLHLYSPDELTSIVKRGADVLGVNISDEAAVEIGLRSRGTPRVALRLLKRVRDVAEVKKVAIVERELSKFALDMLGVDSEGLDEGDRKFLMALVELFDGGPVGLSTLAAALNEDTQTIEDIYEPYLIQKGLLERTPRGRKATRNTWDYLGIPVSPHFVQYQQMQLLSEEEIECNK; encoded by the coding sequence ATGATCGATAACAATGACAAACTCATAGAAAAAATAAAAAATGATAAAGAGGATGAGGTCTTCACACTGCGCCCTCAGGCGCTTGATGAATTTATCGGACAGGGCGGACTGAAGGACAAACTTACCATCTTCATGACAGCATCCCTCCAGCGAAGCGAGCCTCTTGACCACACGCTTTTTTACGGACCTCCAGGCCTTGGCAAGACGACTCTTGCAGGGATAATCGCGAAGGAAATGAAGGGCAACCTGCGCGTGACGACCGGACCCGCTCTTGAAAGGGCAGGGGACCTTGCTGCAATACTCTCCAACATCCAGCCCAACGATGTCCTCTTTATTGACGAAATACACAGGATGTCTGCTCACATTGAGGAGATACTCTATCCAGCAATGGAAGATTTTTCCCTTTCGATAATAGTGGGAAAGGGACCGCTCGCAAGAAGCATACGGCTCTCTCTTCCAAAATTCACCCTTATTGGGGCAACAACAAGGCTTGGACTCCTGACTTCTCCTTTAAGGGCAAGATTCGGCATAGTTGAACAGCTTCACCTTTATTCGCCAGACGAGCTTACTTCTATAGTAAAACGCGGAGCAGATGTCCTTGGTGTAAATATATCTGATGAGGCAGCTGTCGAAATTGGACTTCGTTCACGTGGAACGCCTCGTGTTGCCCTGAGGCTCCTTAAAAGGGTGAGGGACGTCGCTGAAGTGAAGAAAGTGGCCATTGTGGAAAGGGAGCTTTCCAAGTTTGCACTGGACATGCTAGGCGTTGATTCAGAAGGACTTGATGAAGGCGACAGAAAGTTCCTAATGGCGCTGGTCGAACTTTTCGATGGCGGGCCGGTGGGACTTTCAACCCTTGCGGCGGCCCTGAACGAAGATACCCAGACGATCGAAGATATATACGAACCCTACCTGATACAGAAGGGACTCCTGGAGAGGACCCCAAGAGGAAGAAAAGCGACCCGAAACACCTGGGATTATCTTGGGATACCCGTTTCTCCACATTTTGTTCAGTACCAGCAGATGCAGCTTTTGTCAGAGGAAGAGATTGAATGCAACAAATAG
- a CDS encoding DUF2905 domain-containing protein codes for MQQIGKMLIAAGLVITFAGIVLLLAGRFNLPFGSLPGDITYQKKNLTVFAPFGTMLLISVIITIILNIFSRWKH; via the coding sequence ATGCAACAAATAGGCAAAATGCTTATTGCAGCAGGACTTGTCATAACTTTCGCAGGAATTGTCCTGTTGCTTGCAGGGCGTTTTAATCTGCCGTTCGGCAGCCTTCCGGGAGATATAACTTACCAGAAGAAAAACCTCACTGTATTTGCCCCATTTGGCACGATGCTTTTGATAAGCGTAATAATCACGATAATCCTAAACATCTTTTCCAGGTGGAAGCATTGA
- a CDS encoding tRNA preQ1(34) S-adenosylmethionine ribosyltransferase-isomerase QueA produces MTVPDFSKTSTFDYYLPKELIAQDPVEPRDSSRLLVLHKDSGTREHKIFRDIKDHLRKGDLLVLNDTRVIPARVPGIKKNSKAEVEIFFLSPAAEPNMWTALVRPGRKLKEGTHVQLGEDVEIVVGERLEDGVRNVYFAPSADPFAIIHKYGTTPLPHYITETHAEPERYQTVYSKPEKENSVASPTAGLHFTKELLKEIRTMGVDEAFVTLQVGLGTFRPVKTENLSEHIMHSELCEISNITARKIAETKMSGGRVIAVGTTVVRTLESFAMHYGEIRPGILDTRLFITPGFNFRVIDALITNYHLPKSTLLMLVSAFGGYDRIMEAYNEAVDLKYRFFSFGDSMFIC; encoded by the coding sequence ATTACCGTACCGGATTTTTCAAAGACTTCAACATTTGATTACTATCTTCCCAAAGAACTTATCGCACAGGACCCAGTAGAACCGAGAGATTCATCAAGGCTGCTGGTCCTTCATAAAGATTCAGGGACAAGAGAACACAAAATATTCAGAGATATCAAGGATCATCTTAGAAAAGGTGACCTGCTTGTACTCAACGATACAAGGGTGATTCCGGCACGTGTCCCGGGGATCAAAAAAAATAGCAAAGCGGAAGTGGAGATCTTTTTCCTCTCTCCGGCTGCTGAACCAAATATGTGGACAGCTCTCGTAAGGCCAGGCAGAAAACTTAAAGAGGGAACACATGTCCAGCTGGGAGAGGACGTGGAGATAGTAGTAGGCGAAAGGCTTGAAGACGGGGTAAGGAATGTTTATTTCGCCCCTTCTGCAGATCCTTTTGCGATCATACACAAATACGGCACGACGCCGCTTCCGCACTATATCACTGAGACTCATGCGGAGCCTGAGCGCTACCAGACCGTATATTCCAAACCTGAAAAGGAAAATTCCGTCGCTTCGCCCACAGCGGGGCTTCATTTCACGAAGGAACTCCTGAAAGAGATCAGGACAATGGGCGTAGATGAGGCTTTTGTTACGCTGCAGGTTGGACTGGGCACTTTCCGTCCTGTTAAAACAGAGAACTTATCTGAACATATAATGCACAGTGAGCTATGCGAAATATCAAACATTACTGCCCGAAAAATTGCAGAAACAAAAATGAGCGGAGGCCGTGTGATCGCTGTAGGGACCACGGTCGTAAGGACTCTTGAATCCTTCGCCATGCACTACGGTGAAATCAGGCCGGGAATTCTTGACACAAGACTTTTTATCACACCCGGGTTCAACTTCAGGGTCATCGATGCTCTGATAACGAATTATCATCTGCCGAAAAGCACGCTGCTTATGCTGGTTTCCGCTTTCGGCGGATATGACAGAATCATGGAGGCATACAACGAAGCTGTCGATCTTAAATACCGCTTCTTCTCGTTCGGGGACTCCATGTTCATCTGCTGA